GCTCTGGGCGATGCTCTTGTGGCCGTACCGTGGGGAACGGTATCCGGCCCGCACAATCCCGCGCTCCTGCCTTGGAGCCCCGCACAGAGCGTGCAGGCCTTTGCGGCCCTTTTGGCTCTGGACCGGCAACTGATGGGGGTTTCGTTTCAGGCCCCGCTTCGGCCCTCAGCTGGCGTTACGGTCGGGATCGTGCAAGCCGGCGTAGGGCGTATCGATGGGCGCGACGCAAGCGGCTATCATACGGGTTGGCTGCACGCGGCCGAGCAACGTCTGCACTTCGGCTTCGGATACCGCATGGGTCCTCGGGCGGCCTTTGGTGTCGGTTTCAGCTTCAACCGCAGCCAGCTGCATCCCGCCCTTTCGGCCCCCACCACGTTGGGCGTGGACGTGGGGTTGTTGCTGGAGCTGCATCCAAACTGGTATCTGGGCGTTTCCGTGGCGGACCTGTTGGCCCGCTACAGTTGGGATACGGCCGCCCTGTACGGGGCGGAGGGCGCCGCAAGCACGGATCGCTTTCCGTTGCGCATACGCCTCGGCTCGGCGCGTTCCTGGGGTCCTTGGATGGCCACCGGAGAGCTAGAGGTGCGGGCCTACACGGCCGAGCGACGGCTAAACCAGGTGGAGATCCGCGGGGGTGCGCCCATAATCCTGCAACGCCGGCAGACGGAGCGCCTTTGGACGAGCCGATGGTCGGGGGGTCTGGAGTACGCCTGGCGCGACGCCCTGCTGTTGCGAGCCGGGCTGCAGGGGGACGCGACGGGCTGGCGACCTGGGGCTGGATTTGCCGTGCGCCGTCTTGTGGGCGAGCTCACCCTGGAGGCGGGATACGCCATGGGTTGGCAAGAGCCCGTCGGGCTTTTGGGCCATCGTCTCGAGCTCAACGTGCGCTTTTAGGTATCGTGTGCGCGCCCTACGTAGGCCAAAAGCCGAACCGGAAAGCTGCGCCGCTCTTGCCCCCGGCGCACGTGCGCCAGCTGCCGATCGGCCTCATAGCGTTCGACTTGCCACTCGTAGCGCGTTCGCTCCGGACCGGCTGCACGCCAGCTGTCTAACTCCATCCAGCGCACCACCACATCGCCAGGTTCCAAGGGGATTTTCTCCTGCGGCTCCGGCATGGATTGCGCTTCCCTGCGGCAAGGCCCTAATTTGCTTCAAAGGCCCGGATGGCGGAAAGGTAGACGCGAGGGACTTAAAATCCCTTGGCCCGAAAAGGGCCGTGCGGGTTCGAATCCCGCTCCGGGCACCATCTTAAGGCGTCCAGCCCTCCTCGAGCCAGGGTCTAAGCCGGGGATGCCGGCGTAAATGCTGCACAATACGGTGCCAGTAGACCCGCACGGTCCCAGGCAGCATCCGCAGCCGCTCTGCGATCTCCTTTAGCCCGTAGCCGTAGTACACGTGCAAACGCGCGATTTCACGCTGCAGAGGGGGCAAGGCCTCAATCAGCTCGGCCAGCACCTTGAGCACCTCCGTCTCATCAAACTGCTGGTCTCGTTCAGGTTCCTCTATGGGCATATCCCTTTCTTCGGGATATAAGGGCTCAGGGAGGCGCTCGGGACTCCTATGAGCCGAGTACCAGACGTTCAAGCAAATCCGGTTCACCCACGCGGGGTAGGCCTGGGGATAGCGGAGCTGAGCGAACCCCCGGCGGACGCGCTCAAGGGCTGCATCGATCATCGCCTCCAGCTGCGAAGGCCAGGCCGTTCGGTCCAGACGCGAAGCGAAAAACCGCACGATCCAGTAGTATGTCCACTCCCAAAGATCCGCCCGCAGCCGCTCATCCCCCGTGTTTCGATATCGCTCACAAGCCCTCCCCACAGCGGCCAGATCCGGGAAACGTCGGCGCACCCGCCGCTCAAGTTCGCTCAGCAGCCAGCTTTCCATATCCTTGCTTGGGCGGACTCAGCTAGATGGCGGTGTTTTTGAACAGATGTCCTGTGTCTCGACTCAAATCTAAGAAAACCGATAGCGGAAGCGCTGCGTCGTTCGATCGAAAAAGGTACGCGGTCCTCATACAAGGCCTCAGAGGAAACCCAAGGAGCAAGACCCTAGCACGTTGGACCGCAAGCGTCCACCAAGGGAATACGCCGTTGCCGATCTGTTTTAGCCAGCCGCTGAGCGCGTAGCGGGCCAGGGTGCCGAAAGCTCCGGCAGGCCCAATATAGCGAGGCGCGCATGCCGCTACCCTCTCTCAAGGAGGAAAATAAAGCTACAACTGATCCCAATCTTTGTGCAACTTTTCATACATACTCCGACGTCCCTGTCATCACCTAAAGGGATGTTCGGGGTCCCGCTAAAGAGGGGCTAGAGAGGATAGCCCGGCAAGCCTTGCCTGCTTCCGGGCAAACCAAGATTTCCTCCCCTAGGGGATCTATCTCTTAGGGGCGGTGGGCCGCTAGGGGAGCGGAGCTGAAAAGGGATACTAAGCGGGTGCCGGGGTAATAGGCCTCAAGGATTTGTTTGTAGTTCTGCCCGGTCCGGGCCCGGCCCTGAGCGCCGTACTGACAAAGGCCGACTCCATGACCGAGCCCATTGCCTTCTATATG
The DNA window shown above is from Bacteroidota bacterium and carries:
- a CDS encoding sigma-70 family RNA polymerase sigma factor — translated: MESWLLSELERRVRRRFPDLAAVGRACERYRNTGDERLRADLWEWTYYWIVRFFASRLDRTAWPSQLEAMIDAALERVRRGFAQLRYPQAYPAWVNRICLNVWYSAHRSPERLPEPLYPEERDMPIEEPERDQQFDETEVLKVLAELIEALPPLQREIARLHVYYGYGLKEIAERLRMLPGTVRVYWHRIVQHLRRHPRLRPWLEEGWTP